Proteins from one Haliaeetus albicilla chromosome 28, bHalAlb1.1, whole genome shotgun sequence genomic window:
- the ZFC3H1 gene encoding zinc finger C3H1 domain-containing protein isoform X2, whose protein sequence is MAAAEAAAAAAAAAAPAEAVAALDPSGLSPKEEGELEDGEISDDDNNGFGPCGGGGGGEPGGGLVSSRPYSRRRPPPGLRGGISLSSSSSSSSSGRPFPRSRHQPPPEMGHLHGHGGYRPKDSFRSHPPPMPAPRMPSGSHSETGPRLSFWERSHSALDRFRFRGRPYRGGGRWGRSRGSGDRGGNPPGRPPGGGGGAGFGGSQGWREPSPRKSKTFGRSPSRKQNYSSKNENSVEESFEDLLLKYKQIQLELEYINKDERLALSNREENEQQDDDKTADTEDQITVENDSITTDAIKEISPEEKNPVIAFQAFELKPLRQKLPTPAERSRLKKGKEGTKQSSQKSEVTESGQGTEDKEQTSVRKLSSSDVTSEKLLDDEEEMSELQLRLLALQSASKKWQQKEQQVMKESKEKLTKTKSVTQKVKASTKAHSTKKPSATAKQALRKQQTKTSKKMQQQKEQDRRQKEEDQRKQEEEEERRKREEEIRKIRDLSNQEEQYNRFMKLVGGKRRSRSRSSDTDLRWSLDKQSTDSAGGIYQYDNYDEVAMDTDSETNSPAASPVQPPFFECPIGYFPPPVPPISLPLPPPIPPVPSLSQLYVEGISCVSLEPPPPLPPLPPEEPEQPPKPPFADEEEEEEMLLREELLKSLANKRAFRSEETSSNSGPPSPPVPDNLHSVPRSNLSAVSINTVSQPRVQNTKFVRVPRPPRAVITLPKHKSVVVTLNDSDDSESDGEPSNSTSSVFGGLESMIKEARRNVEASKIKAPPKSEKENDPMRTPEALPEDKKIEYRLLKEEIASREKQRLIRSDPLRNNSSPANSDGEVDGIGRIAVVTKQVTEAEAKLKKNRLLLMKDESVLKHLLQQEAKKRENVRIAENKINKLAEQLQATEKILNANKMFLKKLQEQIHKVQQRVTVKKALALKYGEELARAKAVASKEIGKRKLEQDHLPSKMLKLENSPASSPKKHSAELIALEKKRLQQLEYEYALKIQKLKEARALQTKEQSNIAPHAEEESEFALPQPSLHDLTQDKLSLDSEENYFDDEVLSNSNRERRRSFRESNSFTKPNLKHMDTPKQETVNKLSKKASEEPELFLGLNIDELKKLYAKADSLKELLVKSTAFIVPKEDLLCGQEISVDVDFVTSQNKQTDVKPFPFGPYHSPLLVFKSYRFSPYFRTKEKLYLSSVTYSNMIEPKQCFCRFDLTGTCNDDDCQWQHMKDCTLSRKQLFQDILSYNLELIGCSEKSTDEEISTATEKYVEKLFGINRDRMSVDQMAVLLASNVNESKSHTPPFTTWKDKRKWRPKYWRKPLLDSSSSEEEQFVGPIKYAHPTEHKKRVPALDAVVTPDDVRYFTSETDDISNLEASVQENPCDVQLWIKLAYKYLNQNEGSSSECLDSTLNVLARALENNKENPEIWCHYLRLFSKRGTKEEIQEMCETAVEYAPSYQIWWTFLNLENSFDGKDYVCGRMLQFLMEVTGGEENPNLLSFQLLETLLYRVQLNLFTGRHQNALVLLQNALKSANEKIISERLTVSDRCLAWLAYIHLTEFGILPVKFYDPANVSPSRVVNKEPFLIPWQTVQDVKTDPDTLLAMFEDAVKTCTDESLEADKRIAICFPLYRNMIALLKLLERWESAAELCRSLLELCPNNCQLLESLATLYLQMEQSDNAYKVWTGAFEKYPQNAEIFYQLCKFLVSQEKSSSILPLLQDFVAAFFEDTCQQHGPMDLLRYLLNFPMPIEFTSPLYKEHLTDDVVNQQIPYLWQIYCLCQSLHVSVGEALDAYEAALGAVMQQETVQNIWLDYLVFINSKVVGSNNKVQEFKLFTDLVNRCLVTVPTRYPIPFSTADYWTNYEFHNKVILFYLSCIPKSQHSKALERFCSTMPANPGLALRLLLRYWEESNVQILKLQAKMFTYNIPTCLAIWKIAIAAECFLMGQREVHHLYQRALQKLPLCATLWKDQLLFEASGGGKTDNLRKLVSKCQEVGVSLDELLNLNTYRTESKNH, encoded by the exons ATGGCGGccgcggaggcggcggcggctgccgctgctgctgccgcgCCTGCGGAGGCGGTGGCGGCGCTGGATCCTAGCGGGCTTTCCCcgaaggaggaaggggagctgGAAGACGGCGAAATCAGCGACGATGACAACAACGGCTTCGGGCCctgtggcggcggcggcggcggcgagcccGGCGGCGGCCTCGTCAGCAGCAGGCCCTACTCGAGGCGCAGGCCGCCTCCCGGCCTCCGCGGGGgcatctccctctcctcctcctcttcctcctcctcctccggccgGCCCTTCCCCCGCTCGCGGCACCAGCCCCCGCCGGAGATGGGGCACCTGCACGGCCACGGCGGGTATCGGCCCAAGGACTCGTTCCGCTCCCACCCGCCGCCCATGCCGGCGCCGCGGATGCCGTCGGGTTCGCATTCCGAGACGGGCCCCCGGCTCTCATTTTGGGAACGCAGTCACAGTGCCTTGGATCGATTCCGATTCCGAGGCCGGCCCTACAGGGGAGGAGGGCGCTGGGGTAGGAGCCGAGGCAGCGGCGATCGGGGAGGCAACCCTCCGGGGAGGCCGCCCGGAGGGGGAGGCGGTGCCGGATTCGGtggcagccagggctggagggagcccTCGCCTCGAAAAT CCAAAACTTTTGGAAGGTCTCCATCTAGAAAGCAGAACTActcttctaaaaatgaaaactctgtAGAAGAAAGTTTTGAGGATCTGCTCTTGAAGTATAAGCAGATACAATTAGAGCTTGAATACATTAATAAAGATGAACGACTGGCTTTGAgcaacagggaagaaaatgaacaacAAGATGATGATAAAACAGCAGACACTGAGGACCAAATAACTGTAGAAAATGACAGTATTACAACGGATGCTATAAAAGAAATATCTCCTGAGGAGAAAAATCCGGTTATAGCCTTTCAGGCATTTGAACTGAAACCTCTCAGACAAAAACTGCCTACTCCAGCTGAGAGGAGCAggttaaaaaaaggcaaagaaggaACGAAACAGTCATCGCAAAAATCTGAAGTCACAGAATCTGGCCAAG gTACAGAAGACAAAGAACAAACATCAGTGCGAAAGCTTAGCAGTTCAGATGTTACATCTGAAAAG CTGCTTGATGATGAGGAGGAGATGTCTGAATTGCAACTTAGGCTTCTTGCACTTCAGTCTGCTAGTAAAAAATGGCAGCAAAAAGAGCAACAGGTGAtgaaggaaagcaaggaaaaattaacaaaaacgAAAAGTGTAACACAGAAAGTCAAAGCCAGTACAAAAGCACattcaacaaaaaaacctagtGCTACAG ccaAGCAGGCTTTGAGGAAACAACAGACGAAGACGTCAAAAAAGatgcagcagcaaaaggaacaaGACAGGCGTCAGAAAGAGGAGGACCAGAGGAaacaagaagaggaagaggagagaagaaagagagaagaagaaatcagaaaaattaGGGACCTCTCAAATCAAGAAGAGCAGTACAATCGATTTATGAAGCTAGTTGGAGGAAAGAGGAGATCAAGAAGCAGG tcTTCAGATACGGACTTGAGATGGTCTTTGGATAAGCAGTCTACAGATAGTGCAGGAGGCATATATCAGTATGATAATTATGATGAAGTTGCTATGGATACAGATAGTGAAACTAACTCTCCAG ctgCTTCTCCAGTGCAGCCTCCTTTCTTTGAGTGTCCGATAGGATATTTCCCACCTCCAGTACCACCAATTTCCTTGCCACTGCCACCTCCAATTCCA CCTGTACCGTCTTTGAGCCAACTTTATGTAGAGGGTATTTCTTGTGTTTCGCTTGAGCCGCCTCCACCTCTTCCACCTCTTCCCCCTGAAGAGCCTGAACAGCCACCAAAACCTCCATTTGCcgatgaggaagaggaagaggagatgctgTTAAGAGAAGAATTACTCAAATCTCTAGCCAACAAACGAGCTTTCAGATCTGAG gaAACTTCAAGTAACAGTGGTCCACCTTCCCCTCCTGTTCCAGATAATTTGCACTCTGTGCCAAGAAGCAATCTGTCCGCTGTCAGTATTAATACTGTGTCTCAGCCACGGGTACAAAATACAAAGTTTGTCAGAGTACCAAGGCCTCCACGAGCAGTGATCACA CTTCCAAAACACAAGTCTGTTGTGGTTACGTTAAATGACTCGGATGATAGTGAGTCTGATGGAGAGCCATCTAACTCAACTAGCAGTGTATTTGGAGGACTAGAATCTATGATAAAAGAAGCAAGGAGAAATGTTGAG GCCTCAAAAATCAAAGCCCCtccaaaatcagaaaaagaaaatgatccAATGAGAACTCCAGAGGCTCTACCAGAAGATAAGAAGATAGAATACAGGCTCTTAAAAGAAGAGATTGCCAG TCGTGAGAAGCAACGCTTAATTAGGTCTGATCCACTGAGGAACAATTCATCGCCTGCAAATTCTGATGGTGAAGTTGATGGAATTGGTAGAATAGCAGTAGTGACAAAACAAGTCAcagaagcagaagcaaagcTTAAGAAAAACAG ACTTCTATTGATGAAGGATGAATCTGTCTTGAAACATTTGTTGCAACAAGAGGCCAAGAAGAGAGAGAATGTTCGaattgctgaaaataaaattaacaaacTGGCTGAACAGCTACAAGCAACAGAGAAGATCTTGAATGCTAATAAGATGTTTCTCAAGAAGCTTCAGGAACAA attcataAAGTTCAACAACGAGTTACAGTAAAAAAAGCTCTGGCATTAAAATATGGGGAAGAACTTGCTCGAGCAAAAGCAGTAGCAAGTAAGGAAATTGGGAAACGAAAACTGGAGCAAGATCATCTT ccaaGCAAAATGTTGAAATTGGAGAACTCCCCTGCATCAAGTCCAAAAAAGCATTCAGCAGAATTGATTGCACTAGAGAAAAAACGACTACAGCAACTAGAATATGAATATGCTCTAAAGATTCAGAAATTGAAAGAGGCCCGTGCGCTTCAAACCAAGGAACAATCAAATATTGCACCTCATGCAGAAGAGGAATCTGAATTTGCATTACCCCAGCCATCACTTCATGATCTTACACAGGATAAATTGTCTTTGGACAGTGAAGAAAACTACTTCGATGATGAAGTTCTGTCTAATTCAAACCGAGAACGAAGGAGATCTTTCAGAGAATCTAATTCTTTCACTAAACCAAATCTTAAGCACATGGACACTCCAAAACAAGAAACTGTAAACAAACTTTCTAAAAAGGCATCAGAGGAGCCTGAGCTGTTCCTTGGGTTGAATATTGATGAACTGAAAAAACTTTATGCTAAAGCTGACAGCTTGAAAGAGCTGCTAGTGAAAAGTACTGCCTTTATAGTACCGAAGGAAGATCTGTTGTGTGGTCAG GAAATTTCAGTTGATGTGGATTTTGTTACATcgcaaaataaacaaactgacGTGAAACCGTTTCCATTTGGACCGTATCATAGTCCTCTTCTAGTATTTAAATCCTACAG GTTCAGTCCGTATTTTCGAACCAAGGAAAAACTGTACCTCAGTTCAGTAACATATAGCAATATGATTGAGCCAAAACAGTGTTTTTGCCGTTTTGATTTAACAGGCACATGCAATGATGATGACTGTCAGTG gcAGCACATGAAGGATTGCACTCTTAGCCGTAAGCAGCTGTTTCAGGATATTCTGTCTTACAATTTAGAACTGATTGGCTGTTCAGAAAAAAGCACTGATGAGGAAATCAGCACTGCCACAG aaaaatatgttgAAAAGCTTTTTGGTATAAACAGAGACCGTATGTCAGTGGATCAGATGGCTGTTCTTCTGGCCAGCAATGTCAATGAGAGTAAAAGTCACA CACCTCCATTTACAACATGGAAAGATAAAAGGAAATGGAGACCAAAGTACTGGAGGAAACCTCTGTTAGATAGTAGCAGCAGTGAAGAGGAACAGTTTGTTGGACCTATTAAATATG ccCATCCCacagaacataaaaaaagagTTCCAGCTCTTGATGCTGTGGTGACTCCAGATGATGTCCGGTATTTTACAAGTGAGACTGATGACATTTCCAACTTGGAGGCAAGTGTCCAAGAAAACCCCTGTGATGTACAGCTTTGGATTAAACTTGCATACAAATACTTGAATCAAAATGAAGG CTCATCATCTGAGTGTTTAGATTCTACTTTAAATGTTTTGGCTCGAGCTCTTGAGAACAACAAAGAAAATCCTGAAATTTGGTGTCATTACCTCAGACTCTTCTCAAAAAGAGGAACCAAGGAGGAGATACAGGAAATGTGTGAAACGGCAGTGGAATATGCTCCCTCTTATCAAATCTGGTGGaca TTTCTGAATTTGGAGAATTCCTTTGATGGAAAAGACTATGTTTGTGGGAGGATGCTACAGTTCCTAATGGAAGTGacagggggagaagaaaatccaaatctCTTGTCCTTTCAGCTGCTGGAGACTCTCCTGTATAGGGTTCAATTAAACCTGTTTACAGGAAGACATCAGAATGCTCTTGTTCTGCTGCAG AATGCTTTAAAATCAGCAAATGAAAAGATAATATCAGAACGCCTTACTGTAAGTGACCGTTGCTTGGCTTGGCTGGCTTACATACATCTAACTGAATTTGGCATTCTCCCAGTCAAGTTCTATGATCCAGCTAATGTCAGTCCTTCAAGGGTTGTGAACAAAGAGCCATTTTTAATACCATGGCAAACAGTTCAAGATGTGAAGACTGATCCTGATACGCTGTTAGCTATGTTTGAAG atgcGGTCAAAACATGTACTGATGAAAGCCTTGAGGCTGACAAAAGAATAGCTATCTGCTTTCCTCTCTACAGAAACATGATAGCTTTGCTGAAACTTCTTGAAAG gTGGGAGTCTGCTGCAGAACTTTGTAGATCTTTATTGGAGCTCTGCCCTAACAACTGTCAGCTCTTGGAGAGTTTGGCCACCTTGTATTTGCAGATGGAGCAGAGTGACAACGCCTACAAAGTGTGGACTGGAGCTTTTGAGAAGTATCCTCAGAATGCAGAAATTTTTTATCAGTTGTGTAAATTCCTTGTTTCACAG gAAAAGTCAAGCAGTATTCTTCCGCTATTGCAAGATTTTGTGGCAGCTTTCTTTGAGGATACATGCCAACAGCATGGTCCCATGGATCTCCTAAG atACCTCTTGAATTTTCCAATGCCAATTGAATTTACATCACCTCTCTATAAAGAGCATCTTACAGATGACGTTGTAAACCAGCAAATCCCGTATCTGTGGCAGATCTACTG TTTGTGCCAGTCTCTTCACGTGAGTGTTGGTGAAGCACTGGATGCTTATGAAGCAGCTCTGGGGGCAGTGATGCAGCAGGAAACTGTTCAGAACATCTGGCTGGA ttacCTTGTTTTTATCAATAGCAAAGTTGTTGGATCCAACAACAAAGTTCAAGAATTCAAGCTTTTTACTGACCTAGTGAACAGATGTCTGGTTACAGTCCCCACACGATACCCAATTCCTTTTAGTACTGCTGATTATTGGACCAATTATGAGTTTCATAATAAG gtaattcttttttatttgagcTGCATTCCAAAATCTCAACATTCCAAAGCCTTGGAACGGTTTTGTTCTACCATGCCTGCTAATCCTGGACTTGCACTGAG GCTGCTTCTGCGATACTGGGAGGAGAGCAATGTTCAAATTCTGAAACTGCAAGCCAAGATGTTTACATATAATATCCCAACATGCCTGGCCATCTGGAAAAT agCCATTGCTGCCGAATGCTTTCTAATGGGACAAAGAGAA gtCCATCATTTATATCAGAGAGCCCTTCAGAAGTTACCTCTATGTGCAACACTGTGGAAAGAT CAACTCTTGTTTGAAGCATCAGGAGGAGGTAAAACTGATAACCTGAGAAAACTAGTTTCCAAGTGCCAAGAGGTTGGAGTCAGCCTAGAtgagcttttaaatttaaacacttacagaacagaaagcaagaatCACTGA